The Octadecabacter arcticus 238 genome contains a region encoding:
- a CDS encoding integrase core domain-containing protein, translated as MQIIGLHKNVYKLYAWARTQECLDVYRIKYEGQVRQWDDLRTEGVSLSKCAEFVGISRATYYRHKRILKDLAQAIIPPSKAPKRCNKSQWGEAEKQLVLEARRDNETYGKEKIGAILRRDKKQTMSDSTVGRILSFLRKKGLITRSRSAPQKRKRNFSKGHAKGWKYRDYKDIVVGERVQIDHMTATKNGVTCKHFQAWERCSKHIHAQVYSNATARSAKRFLQELVEIAPYKIISIQVDGGSEFMADFETACEQMEIPLIVLPPARPKYNGGVERGNRTFREEFYACRDLIADSIGAMRFELRKAVDKYNTFRPHHALKGKTPMEYIRITQAKVV; from the coding sequence ATGCAAATCATCGGACTGCACAAGAACGTTTATAAACTTTATGCTTGGGCGCGGACACAAGAATGTTTGGACGTGTACCGTATCAAATACGAAGGTCAGGTTCGGCAATGGGACGACTTACGTACAGAGGGCGTTTCTCTATCAAAGTGCGCTGAATTCGTCGGCATCTCGCGCGCGACATATTACCGTCACAAGCGTATTTTGAAGGATTTGGCGCAGGCAATCATACCGCCTTCAAAGGCTCCCAAACGCTGCAACAAGTCACAGTGGGGCGAGGCAGAAAAGCAATTGGTGCTTGAGGCCCGCCGCGACAATGAAACCTACGGTAAGGAGAAAATAGGGGCCATCTTGCGTCGCGACAAAAAGCAAACCATGAGCGATAGCACCGTGGGGCGCATTTTGAGCTTTCTAAGGAAAAAAGGCCTGATCACACGATCAAGATCTGCGCCCCAAAAGCGCAAGCGTAATTTTTCCAAGGGGCATGCCAAGGGATGGAAATATAGGGATTACAAAGATATTGTGGTTGGCGAGCGTGTGCAGATCGATCATATGACTGCCACGAAGAACGGCGTCACGTGCAAACACTTTCAAGCCTGGGAGAGGTGTAGCAAGCATATCCACGCGCAAGTTTATTCGAATGCCACGGCACGCTCTGCCAAACGGTTTTTGCAAGAACTCGTGGAAATAGCTCCCTATAAGATCATCTCAATTCAAGTCGATGGCGGGTCTGAGTTTATGGCCGATTTTGAGACAGCGTGCGAACAGATGGAGATCCCGCTCATTGTGCTGCCGCCAGCAAGGCCAAAATACAACGGTGGTGTCGAGCGCGGTAACCGCACCTTCCGCGAAGAGTTCTATGCATGTCGTGATCTCATTGCCGACAGCATAGGAGCGATGCGGTTTGAACTTCGAAAAGCCGTCGATAAATACAACACATTCAGGCCTCATCATGCCTTGAAAGGCAAGACACCAATGGAGTACATTCGAATCACTCAGGCCAAAGTCGTGTGA
- the rpsB gene encoding 30S ribosomal protein S2 — protein MALPEFTMRQLLEAGVHFGHQKQRWNPKMQKFIYGQRNGIHIMDLTQTLPMLDAALNVVRETVAKGGRVLFVGTKRQAQSPIKDAAEKSAQFYMNHRWLGGTLTNWQTVSKSILRLKNIDEAAERGFEGLTKKERLGMEREQGKLEASLGGIREMGGVPDLLFVIDVNKEGLAIAEANKLGIPVVAVVDTNCSPSGIDYIIPGNDDAARAIALYTDLAARAALDGMTAQMGAAGIDIGEMEASVEEEVAEAVAEAAPVVEDATAAK, from the coding sequence ATGGCTCTTCCAGAGTTTACTATGCGCCAGCTTCTCGAAGCAGGCGTTCACTTCGGCCACCAAAAACAGCGGTGGAACCCGAAGATGCAAAAATTCATCTACGGCCAGCGCAATGGCATCCACATCATGGACCTCACACAGACGCTGCCAATGTTGGACGCGGCTCTTAATGTTGTGCGCGAAACTGTGGCCAAAGGCGGCCGCGTGCTGTTCGTCGGCACCAAGCGTCAGGCACAATCACCTATCAAAGACGCTGCAGAAAAGTCCGCACAGTTCTATATGAACCACCGTTGGCTCGGCGGAACGCTGACCAACTGGCAGACCGTGTCGAAATCGATCCTGCGCCTAAAGAACATCGACGAAGCAGCCGAGCGCGGCTTTGAAGGTCTCACCAAGAAAGAGCGTCTTGGCATGGAGCGTGAGCAAGGCAAGCTTGAAGCATCCCTTGGCGGTATCCGCGAAATGGGCGGTGTTCCTGATCTGTTGTTCGTCATCGACGTCAACAAAGAAGGGCTGGCAATCGCGGAAGCCAACAAGCTGGGCATCCCAGTTGTGGCTGTTGTGGACACCAACTGTTCGCCAAGCGGCATTGACTACATCATCCCGGGCAACGACGACGCAGCCCGCGCCATCGCGCTTTATACTGACTTGGCTGCCCGCGCAGCGCTCGACGGTATGACGGCACAAATGGGCGCTGCTGGCATCGACATCGGTGAGATGGAAGCCTCGGTTGAAGAAGAAGTCGCTGAAGCTGTTGCTGAAGCTGCACCTGTTGTTGAAGACGCAACAGCCGCTAAGTAA
- a CDS encoding IS256-like element ISOan6 family transposase, producing MGTTNIVDFARRDEMTDALTELLKTGAQQLIATAVEAELVSYLAQFTGLRTDAGHAAVVRNGHHPARPFQTGIGPVSVRIPKVRSKDGTPVTFRSALVPPYVRRTKTLEAALPWLYLKGISSGEMAPALKVLLGPDAVGLSANTVSRLKRDWANEYEAWKGAELDDEPIVYIWADGVHSGLRGEDDKLCALVIIGVTARGKKRFLAIEDGVRESTQSWREVLLNLKSRGMNAPKLAIGDGAMGFWAAMDEVYPETRHQRCWQHKTMNVLNCLPKLSQPKAKAALHDIWQAETKVDAEKAFDLFIKTYEPKYPKATLCLQKDREELMAFFDFPAQHWQSIRTSNPIESAFATIRHRTKRSKGCLSRDGMLHMMFKLGQCAEQNWRKLRGFDYLAKVITGVTFKDGIETTNPDQITA from the coding sequence ATGGGAACTACTAACATTGTTGATTTTGCGCGTCGAGACGAGATGACGGACGCGTTGACGGAGTTGCTGAAAACGGGAGCACAACAATTGATCGCGACAGCAGTTGAGGCTGAGCTTGTCAGTTATTTGGCGCAATTTACCGGCTTACGCACCGATGCCGGTCACGCGGCAGTCGTGCGTAATGGACATCATCCTGCCCGCCCGTTTCAAACGGGCATTGGCCCTGTGAGCGTGCGCATTCCAAAGGTTCGGTCCAAGGACGGCACACCGGTGACATTCCGGTCTGCCCTGGTGCCGCCCTATGTGCGCCGCACGAAGACGCTGGAAGCGGCCTTGCCATGGCTTTACCTCAAAGGGATCTCCAGCGGCGAGATGGCTCCCGCCCTCAAGGTTCTTCTGGGCCCAGATGCCGTTGGCTTGTCGGCTAATACGGTTTCGCGTTTAAAACGCGATTGGGCCAATGAATACGAGGCTTGGAAAGGCGCTGAGTTAGATGACGAGCCCATCGTCTATATCTGGGCCGACGGCGTTCACAGCGGCCTTCGGGGCGAGGATGACAAGCTCTGTGCCCTTGTTATTATTGGGGTAACTGCCCGTGGCAAGAAGCGATTTCTGGCAATTGAGGATGGGGTGCGCGAGTCCACGCAGAGCTGGCGCGAGGTTCTGCTTAACCTCAAAAGCCGAGGCATGAATGCGCCCAAACTGGCCATCGGGGACGGTGCCATGGGGTTTTGGGCGGCCATGGACGAAGTCTATCCTGAGACCCGCCATCAACGCTGTTGGCAACACAAAACGATGAACGTGCTCAATTGTTTACCCAAGCTGTCTCAGCCAAAAGCCAAGGCCGCGCTGCACGACATCTGGCAGGCCGAGACCAAAGTCGATGCAGAAAAGGCGTTCGATCTGTTCATCAAAACCTACGAACCCAAATATCCCAAGGCCACACTATGCCTGCAAAAAGATCGTGAGGAACTCATGGCATTCTTCGACTTCCCGGCGCAGCATTGGCAAAGCATCCGCACTAGCAATCCAATTGAATCGGCCTTCGCGACGATCCGGCATCGTACCAAGCGTTCAAAGGGCTGCCTGTCACGCGATGGCATGCTGCACATGATGTTCAAACTGGGGCAATGTGCTGAGCAAAATTGGAGGAAGCTACGCGGCTTTGACTACCTCGCAAAAGTCATCACAGGCGTCACGTTCAAAGACGGAATCGAAACCACAAACCCCGACCAGATCACCGCATGA
- a CDS encoding helix-turn-helix transcriptional regulator → MRRQPSNHSNTRFSHSSHTNRMTSYGFDRIIYGFTHYRSGRSLGDPQDWVLLTNHGDSYMEEFLGKGHLYNAPMIRWALANTGACSWRWMAEPGNLSEAKKIVVGFNLGQNVTAGYTVSFLSITERTKGATALTAKAGMSQDEVEEIWAKHGDEITVINNVMHLKIQTLPYSQRHMTKRQREVLQWVGDGKTTQDIAILLELTPATIEKHLRLAREALDVETTAQAVLKAAFYNQMFVIESEAA, encoded by the coding sequence ATACGCCGCCAACCTTCAAACCACTCAAACACCAGATTCAGTCATAGCTCGCACACTAACCGCATGACCTCCTATGGGTTTGATCGGATCATCTATGGTTTTACGCATTATCGCAGTGGCCGCTCATTGGGCGATCCGCAAGACTGGGTGCTGCTGACGAACCATGGCGACAGCTATATGGAAGAGTTTCTTGGCAAAGGTCATCTGTACAATGCACCGATGATCCGTTGGGCGCTGGCCAACACCGGCGCATGTTCTTGGCGCTGGATGGCCGAACCGGGCAATCTGTCGGAGGCCAAAAAGATCGTTGTCGGCTTCAATTTGGGCCAGAATGTTACCGCGGGCTACACGGTCAGTTTTCTAAGTATCACCGAACGCACCAAAGGCGCGACAGCATTGACGGCAAAGGCAGGCATGTCACAGGACGAGGTCGAGGAGATTTGGGCCAAGCATGGCGATGAAATCACCGTCATCAACAACGTGATGCACCTCAAAATCCAGACCCTGCCCTATTCGCAACGCCACATGACCAAACGCCAACGTGAAGTATTGCAGTGGGTTGGCGACGGTAAAACCACCCAGGATATCGCCATTTTGCTGGAACTGACGCCGGCAACAATCGAAAAACACCTACGCCTTGCACGCGAAGCACTGGACGTGGAAACCACTGCGCAAGCCGTTCTAAAGGCTGCATTTTATAATCAGATGTTTGTGATCGAATCTGAAGCCGCATAG
- the tsf gene encoding translation elongation factor Ts: MAITAALVKELRDSTGAGMMDAKKALTETDGDMEAAVDWLRTKGLAKAAKKSGRTAAEGLVAVAVKDGKGIAVEVNSETDFVGKNSDFQKMVSGIAEIALTVDDVEALKAADMGGKSVEQTVTDAVAIIGENMSVRRMSVLSGDVIISYVHNAAVPGKMGNIGVLVAMTGGDEGLGKQIAMHIAAVNPAALSEDDMDAAVVEKEKQVQMDIARESGKPEAVIEKMIVGRMKKFVAESTLLSQAFVVNPDVTVGQAVADAGATITGFARLEVGEGIEVEKEDFAAEVAKLNG; encoded by the coding sequence ATGGCGATTACAGCTGCATTGGTGAAAGAACTACGTGACTCCACAGGCGCAGGCATGATGGACGCGAAAAAAGCGTTGACCGAAACCGATGGCGACATGGAAGCGGCGGTCGATTGGCTGCGCACCAAGGGCCTGGCGAAAGCCGCAAAGAAGTCCGGTCGCACCGCGGCTGAAGGCCTCGTGGCCGTTGCCGTAAAAGACGGTAAAGGCATTGCTGTTGAAGTGAACTCCGAGACCGACTTCGTCGGCAAGAACTCAGATTTCCAGAAAATGGTTTCGGGCATCGCTGAAATCGCACTGACTGTTGACGATGTCGAGGCGCTTAAAGCGGCTGACATGGGCGGCAAATCTGTTGAGCAAACTGTCACAGACGCTGTCGCAATCATTGGCGAAAACATGTCCGTGCGCCGCATGAGCGTGCTGAGCGGCGATGTGATCATCAGCTACGTGCACAACGCAGCTGTTCCCGGTAAAATGGGCAACATCGGTGTTCTGGTCGCAATGACCGGCGGCGATGAAGGTTTGGGCAAACAGATCGCGATGCATATCGCAGCTGTGAACCCCGCAGCGCTGTCCGAGGATGACATGGACGCGGCTGTTGTCGAAAAAGAAAAGCAGGTCCAAATGGACATCGCGCGCGAAAGTGGTAAGCCAGAAGCGGTGATCGAAAAGATGATCGTCGGCCGTATGAAGAAATTCGTCGCGGAATCTACGCTGCTGAGCCAAGCGTTCGTCGTGAACCCAGACGTGACTGTGGGGCAGGCGGTCGCTGATGCTGGCGCTACCATCACCGGTTTTGCACGCTTGGAAGTTGGCGAAGGCATTGAAGTTGAAAAAGAAGATTTCGCAGCTGAAGTTGCGAAGCTTAACGGCTAA